The Sorangiineae bacterium MSr11367 genome window below encodes:
- a CDS encoding AraC family transcriptional regulator: MFEERTFAPTPPLRPWIAEIRIMSMAASPARTLTRLPNGTSSLVLCTRHGGTEVVAAGPNMRASYKPAEAVPLYARFVFRPGSARAFLGVALHELTNRVVSVDELWGRNAARWRDRLEGGSLQATIHTLEAALLEQLDPKQVDPWRERLVRGAVKELEEAPHATLSEVAARLGVGERRFRQVFREEIGLSPKRFARIARIRRVLAKAGRTAWAQLAAEAGFFDQAHLVAEFRDLLGVAPTSFLAGDLPARAACAVASG; the protein is encoded by the coding sequence ATGTTCGAGGAACGCACCTTCGCCCCTACCCCGCCGCTCCGACCGTGGATCGCGGAGATTCGCATCATGTCGATGGCCGCCTCGCCCGCGCGCACACTCACCCGCCTGCCCAACGGCACGTCGTCCCTCGTTCTCTGCACGCGGCATGGCGGCACGGAGGTCGTGGCCGCCGGCCCCAACATGCGTGCATCCTACAAGCCCGCGGAGGCCGTTCCCCTCTATGCGCGGTTCGTCTTTCGGCCGGGCAGCGCGCGCGCTTTCCTGGGCGTCGCCCTGCACGAGCTCACCAATCGCGTCGTGTCCGTCGACGAACTCTGGGGCCGAAACGCCGCGCGATGGCGCGATCGCCTCGAAGGCGGTTCGCTCCAAGCCACGATCCACACCTTGGAAGCCGCACTCCTCGAGCAGCTCGATCCGAAGCAGGTCGACCCCTGGCGCGAACGCCTCGTCCGCGGCGCCGTGAAGGAACTGGAAGAAGCCCCGCACGCAACGCTGTCCGAGGTGGCGGCCCGACTCGGTGTCGGAGAACGTCGCTTTCGCCAGGTCTTTCGTGAGGAAATCGGCCTCTCGCCCAAGCGCTTCGCGCGCATCGCCCGCATCCGCCGCGTGCTCGCGAAGGCCGGGCGCACGGCCTGGGCCCAACTGGCTGCCGAGGCAGGCTTTTTCGACCAGGCTCATCTCGTGGCGGAATTCCGCGACCTGCTCGGGGTCGCGCCCACGAGCTTCCTTGCCGGGGATCTACCGGCCCGCGCCGCTTGCGCGGTAGCATCCGGGTGA
- a CDS encoding SDR family oxidoreductase, producing the protein MILVTGATGTIGRALMNELRAARVPRRAMVRDVGKAKSLLGGDEDLVQGDFSDAASLAAAVDGVDAVFLVTAAGPALAEHDLAMVRAVQGTRVKKLVKLSSFGVDTPGLNALKSSEWHRPGEQAVMQSGLAWTVLRPGAFASNALGWAPQIRASAPIQVATGEGKHAVIDPRDIAAVAVRALTESAHDGKAYSLSGPEALSTPRQVAILGEVLGLPIAIEDVSPQVAADRLRAAGVPEAYAAAVFEGYTWWREGKVASRSDDVAHVLGREPRSFEAWARDHAAAFRSD; encoded by the coding sequence ATGATTCTGGTGACGGGTGCCACGGGCACCATTGGTCGCGCGCTCATGAACGAACTGCGCGCGGCTCGTGTTCCTCGGCGTGCGATGGTCCGCGACGTGGGCAAGGCGAAATCGCTCTTGGGCGGCGACGAGGACCTCGTGCAGGGCGATTTCAGTGATGCGGCATCGCTGGCGGCGGCGGTGGACGGCGTGGACGCGGTCTTTTTGGTCACGGCGGCGGGGCCCGCGTTGGCCGAGCACGATCTGGCCATGGTGCGCGCGGTCCAAGGGACCCGCGTGAAGAAGTTGGTGAAGCTGTCCTCCTTTGGCGTCGACACGCCCGGGTTGAATGCGTTGAAATCGTCGGAATGGCACCGGCCTGGTGAGCAGGCGGTGATGCAGTCCGGGCTCGCCTGGACGGTGCTGCGCCCGGGGGCCTTTGCCTCGAATGCGCTGGGGTGGGCCCCGCAGATCCGGGCGAGCGCCCCCATCCAGGTGGCCACCGGCGAGGGAAAGCACGCCGTGATCGACCCGCGCGATATCGCGGCGGTTGCGGTCCGCGCACTCACCGAAAGCGCGCACGATGGAAAGGCGTATTCACTCTCGGGGCCGGAAGCGTTGAGCACACCCCGGCAAGTGGCGATTCTGGGCGAAGTGCTGGGGCTCCCCATCGCCATCGAGGACGTTTCGCCCCAGGTGGCGGCCGATCGTTTGCGCGCGGCCGGGGTGCCCGAAGCCTACGCGGCCGCCGTCTTCGAAGGGTACACCTGGTGGCGCGAAGGAAAGGTCGCCAGTCGGAGCGACGACGTGGCGCACGTGCTGGGGCGCGAGCCCCGGTCCTTCGAGGCGTGGGCGCGCGATCACGCGGCGGCGTTTCGTTCGGATTAG
- a CDS encoding class I SAM-dependent methyltransferase, which produces MQPLLYRDLVPWYRLIDPPADHLEEVECYQTALEGAATPKPETLLELGAGAGNNAFHLKRRFRCTLTDISESMLDLSRELNPECEHTVGDMRSLRMDRVFDVVLVHDAVMYLTSEEQLEAAVLTAFTHTRPGGAAVFAPDYVRETFHESHDVHTGDDGARSLRCLEWTWDPNPNDSTYVVEYAFLLRDGSSMRSVHDQHVEGLFRKSTWFDVLSSTGFRVQTAPRKLSEGFADEIFVCRKPLL; this is translated from the coding sequence ATGCAACCACTCCTCTATCGAGACCTCGTACCTTGGTATCGCCTGATCGATCCCCCGGCTGACCACCTCGAAGAAGTGGAGTGCTACCAAACGGCGTTGGAAGGTGCGGCGACGCCCAAGCCGGAGACGCTGCTCGAACTGGGCGCGGGGGCCGGCAACAATGCCTTTCATCTCAAGCGCCGTTTCCGTTGCACGCTAACGGATATTTCCGAGTCCATGCTCGACTTGAGCCGAGAGCTCAACCCGGAATGCGAGCACACGGTGGGCGACATGCGCTCGCTGCGGATGGATCGCGTGTTCGACGTGGTGCTCGTCCACGACGCGGTCATGTACCTGACCAGCGAAGAGCAACTCGAGGCCGCCGTGCTCACGGCGTTCACCCACACACGGCCCGGAGGCGCAGCCGTTTTTGCTCCGGATTACGTGCGCGAGACCTTCCACGAGTCGCACGACGTCCACACGGGGGACGACGGCGCGCGATCACTCCGCTGCCTCGAATGGACGTGGGACCCGAACCCGAATGACAGCACCTACGTCGTCGAGTATGCATTTTTGCTGCGCGACGGAAGCAGCATGCGCTCCGTGCACGATCAACACGTGGAAGGACTGTTCCGGAAGTCGACCTGGTTCGACGTGCTCTCCAGCACCGGCTTCCGGGTGCAGACCGCCCCGCGCAAGCTCAGCGAAGGCTTTGCCGACGAGATTTTCGTCTGCCGCAAGCCGCTGCTCTAG
- a CDS encoding ThuA domain-containing protein: MRKTAPWISLWILCVLLGASPVYGQHEAAPAFKVLAFYNGNFDAGHIAFVREANPWFSQLASQNGFSYTATNNWNMLNANDLAQYQVVMFLDDLPQTSAQRSAFQQYMQNGGGFFGFHVSAFNTNPGGWSWYHNEFLGTGAFKSNTWGPTTAILRAEDRTHPSTTRLNATFTSSVSEWYAWNNDLRNNANIRILTSVDPSSFPLGTDPNQSWYSGYYPIMWTNRNYKMLYANFGHNAVGGSGQSTSSTFASEQQNRFILDGLLWLGGGGSPPPGGGPISSTAWYGVSNAGNAKCIDARGAASGNGTVIQQYACNDTYAQQFQFQPTSGGYVRINNRNNAAQVIDVTNVSTADNAPLQLWAYGNGNNQQWQPVDEGNGVYHFVNRNSSKCLTVPNASNADSVQLVQYACNGAASQSFRLTEKP, from the coding sequence ATGCGGAAAACCGCTCCCTGGATTTCGTTGTGGATCCTGTGTGTGTTGCTCGGGGCAAGCCCGGTGTACGGCCAGCACGAGGCGGCGCCGGCATTCAAGGTATTGGCCTTTTACAATGGCAACTTCGATGCGGGGCATATCGCCTTCGTTCGCGAGGCCAATCCGTGGTTTTCGCAGCTCGCCTCTCAAAATGGCTTTTCGTACACTGCGACCAACAATTGGAATATGCTCAATGCGAACGACCTTGCGCAATACCAAGTGGTCATGTTCCTCGACGATTTGCCCCAGACGTCCGCGCAACGGTCGGCATTTCAACAATACATGCAAAATGGCGGCGGGTTCTTCGGCTTTCATGTGTCGGCGTTCAACACGAATCCCGGCGGGTGGAGCTGGTACCACAATGAATTCTTGGGCACGGGCGCCTTCAAATCGAACACCTGGGGTCCGACCACCGCCATTTTGCGCGCAGAAGACCGCACGCACCCCTCGACGACGCGCCTGAACGCCACGTTCACCTCGTCGGTCAGCGAATGGTACGCCTGGAACAACGATCTGCGGAACAACGCGAACATCAGGATCCTCACGTCCGTCGATCCTTCGAGCTTTCCGCTGGGGACCGATCCGAACCAGAGCTGGTACAGCGGTTACTATCCGATCATGTGGACGAACAGGAATTACAAGATGCTCTATGCCAACTTCGGCCACAATGCGGTGGGCGGTTCGGGGCAGTCGACGTCGTCCACGTTCGCGAGTGAACAGCAGAATCGGTTCATCCTCGACGGGCTTCTCTGGTTGGGCGGTGGCGGTTCGCCTCCACCGGGTGGTGGCCCCATTTCCTCGACGGCCTGGTACGGCGTCAGCAACGCGGGCAATGCCAAGTGCATCGACGCACGGGGCGCCGCCTCGGGCAACGGCACGGTGATTCAACAATATGCCTGCAACGATACGTACGCCCAGCAGTTCCAATTCCAGCCGACCAGCGGCGGCTACGTGCGCATCAACAACCGCAACAACGCGGCGCAGGTCATCGACGTGACCAACGTCTCCACCGCCGACAATGCCCCGCTTCAACTCTGGGCCTACGGCAATGGAAACAACCAGCAATGGCAGCCCGTCGACGAGGGCAACGGTGTCTACCACTTCGTGAACCGCAACAGCTCGAAGTGCCTCACCGTGCCCAACGCCTCCAACGCCGACAGCGTGCAACTCGTGCAGTACGCATGCAACGGCGCTGCCTCGCAGTCCTTCCGCCTCACGGAAAAACCGTAG
- a CDS encoding ester cyclase produces the protein MDRTENKTLATKLVVDLVNERKYELANTLVSPDFRSHNPRVGPGPAGMEAFARSFERRFSSLRGDILHLLAEGDRVMVWIHWQGTPTEPAGSAKVDFETVELFRFTEQKLVEHWDMQAAQ, from the coding sequence ATGGATCGCACAGAAAACAAGACCCTGGCGACGAAACTCGTCGTCGATCTCGTCAACGAGCGAAAGTACGAATTGGCCAATACCCTAGTAAGCCCCGACTTCCGCAGCCACAATCCGCGGGTCGGCCCCGGCCCCGCCGGCATGGAAGCCTTCGCGCGCAGCTTCGAGCGCCGGTTTTCCTCCCTCCGCGGCGACATCCTGCACCTTCTCGCCGAAGGCGACCGCGTCATGGTGTGGATCCACTGGCAAGGCACCCCCACCGAGCCCGCCGGCAGTGCCAAGGTCGACTTCGAAACAGTGGAACTCTTTCGATTCACCGAGCAAAAGCTCGTCGAACACTGGGACATGCAAGCCGCCCAATAG
- a CDS encoding helix-turn-helix transcriptional regulator: MAEDERTEIRRELGAFLRSRRARLSPRDAGFAGEARRRTPGLRREEVAHLAGVGVTWYTWFEQGRDIQVSTQFLECISRALRLDATEREHLFGLAQNRPPPRGPSSAPEIAPALRRMLASIPGPAYLTTARWDVLAWNESLSAVFGDLESTPPAHRNMLWLVFTYPAYAARMTEWESDARSMLARFRVEFGRHRDDAAFGQLVRELKEASADFRRWWPEQDVLAPGEGVKRFQHPVAGEIEFEHTSFVVDGGSDLRLVVYTPLPGANARKVEKLRRAARER, translated from the coding sequence TTGGCGGAGGACGAACGCACGGAAATACGTCGAGAACTGGGCGCATTTCTGAGAAGCCGGCGCGCGCGTCTGTCGCCCCGAGACGCGGGGTTCGCGGGGGAGGCGAGGCGCCGCACCCCCGGCCTTCGGCGTGAAGAGGTCGCGCACCTCGCGGGCGTGGGCGTGACCTGGTACACGTGGTTCGAGCAGGGGCGCGATATCCAAGTATCGACGCAATTCCTAGAGTGCATTTCACGGGCCTTGCGCCTCGATGCGACGGAGCGCGAGCATCTTTTCGGGCTCGCGCAGAATCGTCCCCCGCCGCGGGGCCCTTCCTCTGCACCAGAGATCGCGCCCGCGTTGCGGCGTATGCTGGCGAGCATTCCCGGGCCGGCCTACCTCACCACGGCGCGGTGGGACGTGCTCGCGTGGAACGAATCGCTTTCGGCGGTGTTCGGTGATTTGGAGTCCACCCCGCCGGCGCACCGGAACATGTTGTGGCTCGTGTTCACGTATCCCGCTTATGCCGCGCGGATGACGGAGTGGGAGTCGGATGCGCGGTCCATGCTCGCCCGGTTTCGCGTCGAATTCGGTCGCCATCGCGACGATGCGGCGTTCGGGCAGCTCGTGCGCGAGCTCAAGGAGGCCAGCGCTGATTTTCGCCGGTGGTGGCCCGAACAGGACGTGCTCGCGCCCGGCGAAGGGGTGAAGCGGTTCCAGCATCCCGTAGCAGGCGAGATCGAATTCGAACATACGTCCTTCGTCGTGGACGGCGGATCCGATTTGCGCCTCGTCGTGTATACGCCGCTACCGGGCGCGAACGCGCGAAAAGTCGAAAAATTACGACGCGCCGCACGCGAGCGGTAG
- a CDS encoding iron-containing redox enzyme family protein encodes MHLEERQATHPFWDNRLFLACKAGALKLEDFRYIFSQYYLYSRNFTRYLAGLLANCEDDLLRARITENLWEESGGTELEKRHAQIFRKFLQEGLGIQDLAGIEYADFSRYFVREYLDFILSGHPMEAAAFLSLGTEGIVARMYGIFVEGLLKAGIPEEQLSFFRIHMECDDAHAFTLQQVMLSYAGERTWSSRCHDAMERALTLRARFFENLYDAVQTRRVRAIMEKIQARKSLASPSEGFHHPAGAEGESLYTNAIEKLNIKFEVDRIPFRPEVLDPRLVYIPPGKCNEHHRHAHETVFYVVQGTGYVLIDYAPQEVKPGDIVFAPRWCMHQTQNTGPDEMILLAVTDFGLTGKGFLGDYEKTARMKRAAGGGE; translated from the coding sequence TTGCACCTGGAAGAGCGCCAGGCCACGCATCCCTTTTGGGACAATCGATTGTTCCTCGCATGCAAAGCCGGCGCGCTGAAGCTCGAGGACTTTCGCTACATTTTCTCGCAGTATTATCTCTATTCCCGGAATTTTACGCGCTACTTGGCCGGCCTCCTGGCCAACTGCGAGGATGACCTCCTGCGCGCGCGGATCACCGAGAATCTTTGGGAAGAGAGCGGCGGGACGGAACTCGAAAAACGCCACGCGCAGATCTTTCGAAAGTTCCTGCAAGAAGGCCTGGGCATCCAGGATTTGGCGGGCATCGAGTATGCCGACTTCTCGCGTTATTTCGTCCGCGAATACCTCGATTTCATTTTGAGCGGCCACCCCATGGAGGCCGCGGCGTTCCTGTCCCTGGGCACCGAGGGAATCGTCGCCCGGATGTATGGCATTTTCGTGGAGGGCCTGCTCAAAGCGGGCATTCCCGAGGAGCAGCTCTCCTTCTTCCGCATCCACATGGAGTGCGATGACGCGCACGCGTTTACTTTGCAGCAGGTGATGCTCAGTTATGCGGGCGAACGCACCTGGAGCTCACGCTGCCACGATGCGATGGAACGGGCACTGACCCTGCGCGCGCGATTCTTCGAGAACCTGTACGACGCCGTGCAGACGCGCCGCGTTCGCGCGATCATGGAGAAGATCCAGGCGCGAAAGTCGCTGGCCTCCCCGTCCGAAGGATTCCACCATCCGGCCGGCGCGGAGGGCGAGTCCCTTTACACGAATGCCATCGAAAAGTTGAACATCAAGTTCGAAGTCGACCGGATTCCCTTCCGGCCCGAGGTGCTCGACCCTCGCCTGGTCTACATTCCCCCGGGCAAGTGCAACGAACACCACCGCCACGCGCACGAGACCGTCTTTTACGTCGTCCAAGGTACGGGGTATGTCCTCATCGACTACGCGCCGCAGGAAGTAAAACCCGGCGACATCGTCTTTGCGCCGCGCTGGTGCATGCACCAAACGCAAAATACCGGCCCCGACGAAATGATCCTCCTCGCGGTTACTGACTTCGGATTAACCGGCAAAGGCTTCCTCGGCGACTACGAAAAAACCGCCCGCATGAAGCGCGCTGCCGGCGGGGGCGAATAA
- a CDS encoding heme NO-binding domain-containing protein, with amino-acid sequence MHGIIFLELKKYVGSRWGTPAWSTLLADAGLGSRAYLPVQEYPDDEAVLLMGTVAKTTGQTFPTLLEDFGEFIVPDLLQVYRSLIHANWRTLDLIENTEKMIHRIVRLRNPGARPPQLVTERRNPSQVAIHYRSTRRMCGIAKGMARGVAKHYGERIAIHEPQCMHSGAAECLIELRLAN; translated from the coding sequence ATGCACGGGATTATCTTTCTAGAGTTGAAGAAGTACGTCGGTTCGAGGTGGGGGACCCCCGCGTGGTCGACCCTTCTGGCCGACGCCGGCTTGGGAAGCCGCGCTTACCTTCCCGTTCAGGAATATCCGGACGACGAAGCGGTGTTGCTCATGGGGACGGTCGCCAAAACGACGGGGCAGACCTTCCCCACCCTTCTGGAGGATTTCGGTGAATTCATCGTTCCCGATCTCCTCCAAGTGTACCGCTCGCTCATTCACGCCAATTGGCGAACATTGGATCTCATCGAGAACACCGAAAAGATGATCCACCGCATCGTGCGCCTCCGCAACCCGGGGGCGCGCCCGCCTCAATTGGTCACCGAACGCCGCAACCCGTCCCAAGTGGCCATTCACTACCGCTCGACCCGCCGCATGTGCGGCATCGCCAAAGGCATGGCCCGCGGCGTGGCCAAACACTATGGCGAACGCATCGCCATCCACGAACCCCAATGCATGCACTCCGGCGCCGCCGAGTGCCTCATTGAACTCCGCTTGGCCAACTAA
- a CDS encoding OmpA family protein → MKPFLLAAGFAALGTVDLAFIDLRLVPAVLAPATPDAPRVAPPVVPPTAPPLVSAPEKTTMAMASPSPVKEKVEPIKEKAEPAPKAEPAPKAELTTETRSGTVTLHFDVNARTPAGDSAPDLKTIATMLAADPTLQVTIDGHSDRNGSAAYNDELSRQRAVAVADELAQLGVQRSRIASAAHGARAPIAIGKDAESLARNRRVEVHVERRKP, encoded by the coding sequence ATGAAGCCCTTCCTCCTCGCTGCGGGGTTCGCAGCGCTTGGCACGGTCGATCTGGCCTTCATCGACCTACGCCTCGTGCCCGCCGTGTTGGCGCCGGCAACGCCCGACGCGCCACGCGTCGCGCCGCCGGTCGTGCCGCCGACTGCACCTCCACTCGTGAGCGCTCCCGAGAAGACCACGATGGCGATGGCCTCACCGTCGCCGGTCAAGGAAAAGGTGGAACCTATTAAGGAGAAGGCCGAACCTGCACCGAAGGCGGAGCCGGCGCCGAAGGCGGAACTGACGACGGAGACGCGCAGTGGGACCGTGACCCTGCACTTCGACGTCAACGCCCGGACCCCGGCGGGCGACAGCGCCCCCGACTTGAAAACCATCGCAACCATGCTGGCCGCCGATCCGACACTGCAGGTGACCATCGATGGCCACTCCGACCGGAACGGCTCCGCGGCCTACAACGACGAGCTGAGTCGACAGCGCGCCGTGGCCGTCGCCGACGAACTCGCACAATTGGGCGTCCAACGAAGCCGCATCGCGTCCGCCGCGCACGGCGCGCGCGCCCCCATCGCGATCGGCAAGGATGCCGAGTCGCTCGCCCGCAATCGCCGGGTCGAAGTGCACGTTGAAAGGAGAAAACCGTGA
- a CDS encoding roadblock/LC7 domain-containing protein, which translates to MTKTERLNDVLRSLRTSSPEIIGASVVTSDGFIVASHIPNEVDEDLIGGMAASLLGVGERIAADLMRAEVEQTYVRSAKGYIIVNSIGTESVLVLLVTREAKLGMIFLELKRTLNQLAEHLDN; encoded by the coding sequence ATGACCAAGACGGAGCGTCTCAACGACGTGCTCCGTTCCCTTCGGACGAGTTCGCCCGAAATCATCGGCGCATCGGTGGTGACCTCCGACGGATTCATCGTCGCCTCGCACATCCCCAATGAGGTCGACGAAGACCTCATCGGAGGCATGGCCGCGTCGCTGCTCGGTGTCGGCGAACGCATCGCGGCCGACTTGATGCGGGCCGAGGTCGAGCAAACCTACGTGCGCTCGGCCAAGGGCTACATCATCGTCAACTCGATTGGCACCGAGTCCGTATTGGTGCTTCTGGTCACCCGTGAGGCCAAGCTGGGGATGATCTTCCTCGAGCTGAAACGCACGCTGAATCAGCTCGCGGAGCACCTGGACAACTGA
- a CDS encoding serine/threonine protein kinase, whose translation MSASNAAFEGERFGPYRVLSKLASGGMADVWFVETVASSQRGVLKTMLPELAASSELRSLFIEEGRVAAELQHENVAKVTDVGVLDGQAYIAMEFVHGRTLRQIAQQCVEQHRRMDTWFLLRVLLEVCSALEYLHSYADAEGWHLGLVHGDVSPENIMVAFNGSVKLVDFGITRAANRNNLLIGKPWYMAPEQIQPAATVDHRSDLYAVGVVLYECLTGYRPYTGATHADVLARALEGRPAPPQEIARGISEPLAWTALRAMARDPDHRFSTAADLAAALRARLRELDAGAHPRSLDGYMASIFGEPDTLASTIMRTISERTEHREASELPTAPCAPSVIAEAIARAQSTPPPPLPATQPVPAPTMPSDRPPVERSGEFPAQRVHVAPDIFARVPRRELSPVFGGAAVPRTSPMGGRARSAQESEAARLFEDGLSRLSAKDFSGAQEAWQRAIELDPRERRYQINLKRLQERFRDGDQ comes from the coding sequence ATGAGCGCCTCAAACGCCGCTTTCGAGGGCGAACGCTTCGGTCCGTATCGTGTGCTGTCGAAACTCGCATCAGGTGGTATGGCCGACGTATGGTTCGTCGAAACCGTCGCGAGCTCCCAGCGCGGCGTGCTGAAAACCATGCTGCCGGAGCTAGCCGCTTCCAGCGAGCTCAGGTCCCTGTTCATCGAAGAAGGTCGCGTCGCCGCCGAGCTGCAGCACGAGAACGTTGCGAAAGTCACGGATGTCGGGGTGCTCGACGGGCAGGCCTACATCGCCATGGAGTTCGTGCACGGCCGCACGCTGAGGCAAATCGCGCAGCAATGCGTGGAGCAGCACCGCCGCATGGACACGTGGTTTCTGCTGCGGGTGCTTCTCGAGGTGTGCTCGGCCCTCGAGTATTTGCATAGCTACGCCGACGCCGAAGGGTGGCACCTCGGCCTGGTGCACGGGGACGTGAGCCCGGAAAACATCATGGTGGCCTTCAACGGCTCGGTGAAGCTCGTCGACTTCGGCATCACGCGAGCCGCCAACCGGAACAACCTGCTCATCGGCAAGCCCTGGTACATGGCGCCCGAGCAGATCCAGCCGGCGGCGACCGTGGATCATCGCAGCGATCTGTACGCGGTGGGTGTGGTTCTCTACGAGTGCCTCACCGGATACCGGCCGTACACGGGCGCAACGCACGCCGATGTCTTGGCGCGCGCACTGGAGGGACGGCCGGCGCCGCCGCAGGAGATTGCGCGGGGGATTTCCGAGCCGCTTGCGTGGACGGCCCTGCGGGCGATGGCACGCGATCCGGACCATCGCTTCTCCACGGCGGCCGATTTGGCGGCGGCGTTGCGGGCGCGGCTGCGCGAGCTCGACGCCGGGGCGCATCCGCGCTCGCTCGATGGGTACATGGCCTCGATTTTCGGGGAGCCGGACACCTTGGCGAGCACCATCATGCGCACCATCAGCGAACGCACGGAGCACCGGGAGGCCTCCGAGCTGCCGACGGCACCGTGCGCCCCCTCGGTGATCGCGGAGGCCATTGCCAGGGCGCAGAGCACGCCACCGCCGCCGCTGCCCGCGACACAGCCGGTACCCGCGCCGACCATGCCGTCGGACAGACCTCCCGTGGAGCGGTCGGGCGAGTTTCCAGCCCAGCGTGTGCACGTCGCGCCCGACATCTTCGCGCGGGTGCCACGGCGGGAGCTTTCCCCCGTGTTTGGCGGAGCCGCCGTCCCGCGCACCTCCCCCATGGGCGGGCGGGCACGCTCCGCGCAAGAGAGCGAGGCCGCGCGTCTTTTCGAAGACGGGCTCTCACGTCTATCGGCCAAAGATTTCTCCGGCGCGCAGGAAGCATGGCAACGGGCAATCGAACTCGATCCGCGCGAACGTCGATATCAGATCAATTTGAAGAGACTTCAAGAAAGGTTCCGCGATGGCGACCAGTGA
- a CDS encoding beta-lactamase family protein, with protein sequence MTVHGRPVVDLHAGFIDRGRTRPWQKDTLINLASTSKAILAICVLRLVDRGALELDAPVARYWPEFARAGKESLTVRDVLSHRAGLPAVRAKLSPEALYDWTAMTAALAAEEPWWPPGTQHGYHAMTIGWLAGELVRRVSGRTVGRYLREELALPFDLDLHIGLGPHEEARTADVRATRPEPGRTTFVETVMSEPDSMSGWAFLNPVLCLTPQVLNSHAWRTTELPFANAHGTASSLAHLYGALAHPTGKHGNVLSPSIVDAARTEHAFGYDPVLREVTRYGIGFMLPHEGLACSPNPRAFGHPGAGGYLAFADPEASLGFAYVTSKMSAHTLLDPRAARLSEATYACL encoded by the coding sequence GTGACTGTCCATGGTCGTCCGGTGGTCGATCTCCATGCCGGATTCATCGATCGCGGGCGCACCCGACCGTGGCAGAAAGATACATTGATCAACCTTGCTTCGACGTCGAAAGCCATCCTGGCCATCTGTGTCCTGCGTCTCGTCGATCGAGGTGCCCTCGAACTCGATGCGCCGGTCGCCCGCTATTGGCCGGAGTTCGCGCGCGCGGGCAAAGAAAGCCTCACCGTGCGCGACGTTCTTTCCCATCGCGCGGGACTCCCCGCCGTGCGCGCGAAGCTCTCGCCGGAGGCCCTTTACGACTGGACGGCGATGACCGCGGCGTTGGCCGCGGAGGAGCCGTGGTGGCCGCCTGGGACGCAGCACGGCTACCATGCGATGACCATTGGGTGGCTCGCGGGAGAGCTCGTACGGCGCGTCTCTGGACGGACCGTGGGGCGATATCTTCGAGAGGAACTCGCGTTGCCATTCGATCTCGATCTGCATATCGGCTTGGGACCGCATGAAGAGGCGCGCACCGCCGACGTGCGCGCCACGCGGCCCGAGCCCGGTCGAACGACCTTCGTCGAAACCGTGATGAGCGAGCCTGACTCGATGTCAGGTTGGGCATTTCTCAATCCCGTTTTGTGCTTGACGCCGCAAGTTTTGAATTCGCATGCATGGCGTACAACGGAGTTGCCATTTGCCAATGCCCACGGCACGGCATCATCGCTCGCGCACCTCTATGGTGCGCTCGCGCACCCGACTGGGAAGCACGGCAACGTGCTCTCCCCGTCGATCGTGGATGCTGCGCGCACCGAGCATGCCTTCGGCTACGATCCCGTGTTGCGTGAAGTCACGCGCTACGGCATCGGTTTCATGCTCCCGCACGAGGGGCTCGCGTGCAGTCCCAATCCACGGGCCTTTGGGCATCCGGGGGCGGGAGGGTATTTGGCGTTCGCCGATCCCGAGGCCTCGCTGGGGTTTGCGTATGTGACGAGCAAGATGAGCGCGCACACGTTGCTCGACCCGCGCGCCGCCCGCCTCAGCGAGGCAACCTATGCGTGTCTCTAG